GCCTACATTTTGCACCTTTCTGGCATAAGTGAATTGCTTGAAGTAAAGCTGAAAACCATAGGCTTCAAAAAACTTCTGATAGTACCCAAAATTCCAAGGCATGTTGTAATTCGGCTCCGAAAACCCATCCACCAACAATCCCCACCATTTGTCCCGCTCCCCAAAATTGATTGGGCCGTCCATGGCTTCCATTCCTTCACTTTTCAGCCAGTCCTTCGCTATATCAAAAAGCTTGAATGCAGCTTCCTGATTATCGATACATTCGAAAAATCCCACACCTCCTGTAGGTTGCTTTTCCTTCATTTTAGGATTGATAAAGGCAGCAATTCGACCAATGGTCTGTCCTTTGTCATCCTGAAGTAGCCAACGCTTGGCTTTGGCCCCATTTCTATAAAGCTTATTGGTTTCAGGATGAAAGAGGCCTTCGATATCTGCATCAAGTGGTCGAATCCAATTTTTTTCGTTTTTATATAGCCTCACGGCCATTTCGATAAACTCTTTCTGATGGGCAGGAGTGGTGACTTCTATCAGCTTCATTCGGGGAATTTTAGATCGGCTAAATTAGGGGATCGGGGGGAAAGGGCAAAAAGTGAGCATTAACCTTCCTTTCTCTCTTGCCTTAGGTCTAAACAAAAAAAATGCTGCCTCCGAAGAAGCAGCAAACTAAATTCCCAACTTTCTCAATACATATTTTCCAGCTTTTGCAAATTTCGGATTTGAAATCGTTCCAAAAACCGCATATCGTTAGAACTTGTAGGTTCGGCAGCCAAATTTCTACCAAAATCTCTTCGTGCCATGTTGTGCTTTTGAATAGGATCTGTTTCACGAGCATCTACTGAAGTATTTTGGTCAAATGTCTCTTCACTGAGCAACTCCCCATTCAAACCAAAATATCTCCAAGTGCCCGATTTTGTCCCGTCACTATAGGAACCAGAGCTGGCTACTACGGCACTTTTTGGGTAATAGGTCAACCAAACACCAGTTCGTACTCCTTTGGTATAGCGGCCCTTTTCGAGTAAATTTCCTTCCAGGTCATAGACGAGCCGTTTTCCCGTTCCTTTGACCAATTTTCCAGCGTCTAAAAGCCTGCCATCAGCGGTTTTAAAGTTACTAATTCCTATCAATCGATCTTGGGAGTAACTTTCTTCTTGATAACTCATTCCTTGGGAATCAACTATTTGCCACATTCCCTCTTTATTCCCCTCCTTGTATTCGCCCAACCGATAAAATCCTTGCACCTCTCGAACTTGTTCTTTCCAGATTCCTACTCGAATGCCTGCCAGGTACTCTCCTTTACTAATCAGAGTTCCCAGATTATCAAAATTTTCCCAGTTTCCTGTTAGCTCGCCTTTAGCAAAAGAACTGATTATTTCAGGCTGACCATCTTCGTAGAATTGTTCATAGGTCCCATTTTCCTGATCATTGGAAAATTCAACCGATTTTTGAAGTTGTCCATTCGGAAAAAAA
Above is a window of Algoriphagus sanaruensis DNA encoding:
- a CDS encoding toxin-antitoxin system YwqK family antitoxin, which translates into the protein MKTLLITLLGLILNQSMPENDSKDYFYFGNTNLVGVGPFKEGEKSGIWKIYKRVDELNDPKTSVEAVVEETVEELFDLSMPIFQITFKDNMPDGLMEEYYQNGQIKKLVNFSKGRLTGEYFEFSESGEVLLSGKYIDDLKEGDWYSYYRNGSKKSEYYYSKNLLQGLVKKFFPNGSLAEIIPFEEGKLEGTYQTFFPNGQLQKSVEFSNDQENGTYEQFYEDGQPEIISSFAKGELTGNWENFDNLGTLISKGEYLAGIRVGIWKEQVREVQGFYRLGEYKEGNKEGMWQIVDSQGMSYQEESYSQDRLIGISNFKTADGRLLDAGKLVKGTGKRLVYDLEGNLLEKGRYTKGVRTGVWLTYYPKSAVVASSGSYSDGTKSGTWRYFGLNGELLSEETFDQNTSVDARETDPIQKHNMARRDFGRNLAAEPTSSNDMRFLERFQIRNLQKLENMY